One genomic region from Haloprofundus salinisoli encodes:
- a CDS encoding zinc-ribbon domain-containing protein, translated as MIVRCAECKNRFEVPEYVRADVQCPKCNHYFRPGRLTNRRERFV; from the coding sequence ATGATCGTTCGATGCGCCGAGTGCAAGAACCGTTTCGAGGTACCCGAGTACGTTCGCGCCGACGTCCAGTGTCCCAAATGCAATCACTACTTCCGGCCCGGTCGGTTGACGAATCGGCGCGAGCGGTTCGTCTGA
- the mvaD gene encoding phosphomevalonate decarboxylase MvaD: MKATARAHPIQGLVKYHGMRDPELRLPYHDSISVCTAPSNTTTTVEFDSAADEDVFLIDGEEVEGRGAERIQAVVDHVRELADVDHAVRFESENNFPSNVGFGSSSSGFAAAAMALSEAAGLDLTRPEISTIARRGSSSAARAVTGAFSQLYTGLNDEDCLSRRIETELEGDLRIVAGLVPAYKETEQAHEEAAESHMFQARMAHIHGQIAEMRDALRSADFDRTFELAEHDSLSLTATTMTGPSGWVYWQPETIAIFNAVRELREDDVPVYFSTDTGASVYVNTKADYVDEVERAISDCGVETMVWEVGGPAEILPEADALF; encoded by the coding sequence ATGAAAGCCACCGCACGAGCACACCCGATTCAGGGCCTCGTGAAGTACCACGGGATGCGCGACCCGGAACTTCGACTCCCGTACCACGACAGCATCAGCGTCTGTACCGCGCCCTCGAACACGACGACGACCGTCGAGTTCGACTCCGCCGCCGACGAGGACGTGTTTCTCATCGACGGCGAGGAAGTCGAGGGCCGCGGTGCCGAGCGCATCCAGGCCGTCGTCGACCACGTCCGCGAGCTGGCCGACGTCGACCACGCCGTCCGCTTCGAGAGCGAGAACAACTTCCCCTCGAACGTGGGCTTCGGCTCCTCTTCCTCCGGTTTCGCCGCCGCGGCGATGGCGCTGTCGGAGGCCGCGGGGCTGGACCTGACGCGCCCCGAGATCTCGACGATCGCCCGTCGCGGGTCCTCATCGGCGGCCCGCGCCGTCACGGGCGCGTTCTCCCAACTCTACACGGGGCTGAACGACGAGGACTGCCTCTCCCGGCGCATCGAAACGGAGTTGGAAGGCGACCTCCGAATCGTCGCGGGGCTCGTGCCGGCCTACAAGGAGACCGAACAGGCCCACGAAGAGGCCGCCGAAAGCCACATGTTCCAGGCGCGGATGGCGCACATCCACGGCCAGATTGCGGAGATGCGCGACGCGCTTCGCAGCGCCGACTTCGACCGCACCTTCGAACTCGCCGAACACGACTCGCTGTCGCTGACGGCGACGACGATGACGGGTCCGTCGGGGTGGGTGTACTGGCAACCGGAGACCATCGCCATCTTCAACGCCGTCCGCGAACTCCGCGAGGACGATGTTCCGGTGTACTTCTCGACGGATACCGGCGCGAGCGTCTACGTGAACACGAAAGCCGACTACGTCGACGAGGTCGAACGGGCGATTTCCGACTGCGGCGTCGAGACGATGGTGTGGGAAGTCGGCGGCCCCGCCGAGATTCTCCCCGAAGCAGACGCGTTGTTCTGA
- a CDS encoding phytoene/squalene synthase family protein, with protein sequence MPEDADARPPGNDADLQWCHDAVQGVSRTFALTVRVLDEPMSSYICLGYLVCRIADTVEDAEHIPADEQARLLRLYDAALDPDDETTIEQFTEAVEPWVPAAEARTDDWEVVAESPRVFRTFESLPADVREAVTPPARELVQGMAMFVERYADTDGLRIQSREELEEYCYYAAGTVGTLITNLVTRGDIDSERRKRLYNTAEEFGLLLQLVNISKDVYDDYTEENNVYLPAEWLENEGVPQDEVVDPANKAGATNVVRRTASHARTYLDDAQTYLETVPTTDGNTLAAWAIPFLLAVGTLRELSANPEDALTGRGVKVSRQEVFAVVGAMTSGGRESLAELREAISRSPYHRVARQAD encoded by the coding sequence ATGCCTGAAGACGCAGATGCCCGCCCCCCCGGGAACGACGCAGACTTGCAGTGGTGCCACGACGCCGTCCAAGGCGTCTCGCGGACGTTCGCACTTACCGTGCGCGTCCTCGACGAGCCGATGTCATCGTACATCTGTCTCGGCTACCTCGTCTGCCGTATCGCCGACACCGTCGAAGACGCCGAGCACATCCCCGCCGACGAGCAAGCCCGCTTGCTCCGTCTGTACGACGCGGCGCTCGACCCGGACGACGAGACGACCATCGAACAGTTCACCGAGGCGGTCGAACCCTGGGTGCCCGCGGCCGAGGCTCGAACCGACGACTGGGAGGTCGTCGCCGAGTCGCCGCGCGTCTTCCGCACGTTCGAATCCCTACCCGCCGACGTTCGGGAGGCGGTGACGCCGCCGGCCCGCGAACTCGTCCAGGGGATGGCGATGTTCGTCGAACGCTACGCCGATACGGACGGGCTCCGCATCCAGTCGCGCGAGGAACTCGAAGAGTACTGCTACTACGCCGCCGGCACCGTCGGCACCCTCATCACCAACCTCGTCACCCGCGGCGACATCGACTCCGAGCGCCGCAAACGCCTCTACAACACCGCCGAGGAGTTCGGCCTCCTCCTCCAACTGGTCAACATCTCCAAGGATGTCTACGACGATTATACCGAGGAGAACAACGTCTATCTCCCAGCGGAGTGGCTCGAAAATGAGGGCGTCCCGCAGGACGAGGTCGTCGACCCGGCGAACAAAGCGGGCGCGACGAACGTCGTCCGCCGAACTGCCTCCCACGCCCGGACGTACCTCGACGACGCGCAGACGTATCTGGAGACGGTCCCGACGACCGACGGCAACACGCTCGCCGCGTGGGCGATTCCGTTCCTCCTCGCCGTCGGTACGCTCCGCGAACTGTCGGCGAACCCCGAGGACGCGCTCACCGGCCGCGGCGTGAAGGTGTCCCGACAGGAGGTGTTCGCCGTCGTCGGCGCGATGACCAGCGGCGGACGCGAATCGCTGGCGGAACTCCGCGAGGCCATCTCTCGCTCGCCGTACCACCGCGTCGCCCGCCAAGCGGACTGA
- a CDS encoding acyl-CoA dehydrogenase encodes MDFQLSAEQKQIRDMVAEFVDEEIRPVAADIDETDEFPADLVSEMADLGLMGMPFPEKYGGAGLDYHSYAIGLEEISRGSGGLGTVVAAHTSLAGNMVYAFGNEDQKREYLTPLNTGENIGAFALSEAGAGSDVPSMTTTAEKDGDEYVVNGGKLWISNGSVADTVTLFAKTDLDAGKKGISSFVVRPEEDDGFVVEGTEHKLGDKGCPTAELRFDDMRIPEDRLLGEEGDGFVHALKTLNGGRITIAARSIGIACAARDDALQYAQEREQFDQPISGFQSIQHKLADMDTKIQAAKLLMHRAADKKMRGENFIKEAAQAKLYASEISREVANEGIQIHGGYGYTKDFAAERYYRDAKLNEIYEGTSEILRNTIAAQLLD; translated from the coding sequence ATGGACTTCCAGCTCTCCGCGGAGCAGAAGCAGATTCGGGATATGGTCGCGGAGTTCGTCGACGAGGAGATTCGGCCCGTCGCCGCCGATATCGACGAGACCGACGAGTTCCCCGCCGACCTCGTCTCCGAGATGGCCGACCTCGGTCTGATGGGGATGCCGTTCCCCGAGAAGTACGGCGGTGCGGGTCTGGACTACCACTCCTACGCTATCGGTCTCGAGGAGATCTCCCGCGGCAGCGGCGGACTGGGCACCGTCGTCGCCGCCCACACCAGCCTCGCGGGCAACATGGTGTACGCCTTCGGAAACGAGGACCAGAAACGGGAGTACCTCACGCCGTTGAACACGGGCGAGAACATCGGCGCGTTCGCGCTCTCGGAGGCGGGCGCGGGCAGTGACGTCCCCTCGATGACGACGACGGCCGAGAAAGACGGCGACGAGTACGTCGTCAACGGCGGCAAGCTCTGGATCTCGAACGGCTCGGTCGCCGACACGGTTACCCTCTTTGCGAAAACTGACCTCGACGCCGGAAAAAAGGGCATTAGCTCCTTCGTCGTCCGCCCCGAGGAGGACGACGGCTTCGTCGTGGAGGGCACCGAGCACAAACTCGGCGACAAGGGCTGTCCCACCGCCGAACTCCGCTTCGACGACATGCGCATCCCCGAGGACCGCCTGCTCGGCGAGGAGGGCGACGGCTTCGTCCACGCGCTGAAGACGCTCAACGGCGGGCGCATCACCATCGCCGCGCGCTCCATCGGCATCGCCTGCGCCGCCCGCGACGACGCGCTGCAGTACGCCCAGGAACGCGAACAGTTCGACCAGCCCATCTCCGGCTTCCAGTCCATCCAGCACAAACTGGCCGACATGGACACGAAGATTCAGGCCGCGAAACTGCTGATGCACCGAGCGGCGGACAAGAAGATGCGCGGCGAGAACTTCATCAAGGAGGCCGCGCAGGCCAAGTTGTACGCCAGTGAAATCAGCCGCGAGGTGGCGAACGAGGGTATCCAAATCCACGGCGGCTACGGCTACACGAAGGATTTCGCCGCCGAGCGCTACTACCGCGACGCGAAACTGAACGAGATATACGAAGGAACCAGCGAGATTCTGCGCAACACCATCGCCGCGCAGTTACTCGATTGA
- a CDS encoding NADH-quinone oxidoreductase subunit B, translated as MAHESSPTETELQDIHETTRKTRQHDRYNSKLREAFGSSPFILTKFDKFMNWVRGSSMFMLQFGIACCSIEMMHTYAIKHDLDRFGAGVPRASPRQADVIIVPGTIVSKFAPRMKRVYDQMPEPKFVVGMGNCTASGGPFQEGYNVIKGAEEVIPVDIQIPGCPPRPEALIYGVAKLQERIANGESAPVVVKPYELERFGDLERDEVVDQLAEEIDTDDLVMRYNWADSP; from the coding sequence ATGGCACACGAGAGCTCGCCGACGGAGACGGAGCTACAGGATATCCACGAGACCACCCGCAAGACGCGTCAACACGACAGATACAACTCGAAGCTCCGGGAGGCGTTCGGTTCGTCGCCGTTCATCCTCACGAAGTTCGATAAGTTCATGAACTGGGTCCGGGGGTCGTCGATGTTCATGCTGCAGTTCGGTATCGCCTGCTGCAGCATCGAGATGATGCACACGTACGCAATCAAACACGACCTCGATCGCTTCGGCGCGGGCGTCCCGCGTGCCTCGCCGCGGCAAGCCGACGTTATCATCGTCCCTGGGACCATCGTCTCGAAGTTCGCCCCGCGGATGAAGCGCGTCTACGACCAGATGCCCGAGCCGAAGTTCGTCGTCGGCATGGGCAACTGTACCGCCTCCGGAGGTCCGTTTCAGGAGGGGTACAACGTCATCAAGGGCGCAGAGGAGGTCATCCCCGTCGACATCCAGATTCCCGGCTGTCCGCCGCGCCCCGAGGCGCTCATCTACGGCGTCGCCAAACTCCAAGAGCGCATCGCCAACGGCGAGTCCGCGCCCGTCGTCGTCAAGCCGTACGAACTCGAACGGTTCGGCGACCTCGAACGCGACGAGGTCGTCGACCAACTCGCCGAGGAGATAGACACCGACGACCTCGTCATGCGCTATAACTGGGCCGATTCGCCGTGA
- the ctaD gene encoding cytochrome c oxidase subunit I produces MGLFLLGVALWLTRVESWRHTVPLGVGGTAVEREESVSEEKPGGLVRWLTTVDHKDIGILYGVFSTVALFFAGTAVMLMRAELFTPDETLLQPALYNGLLTSHGLTMLFLVATPGIAAFANYFIPLVIGADDMAFPRINAIAFWLLPPSALFIWSGVLLVPFGFDPAQTGWTLYPPLSITESAMSINLLLLGLHLSGVSTTMGAINFIATIFTERAEEVTWANLDIFSWTVLTQSGLILFAFPVLGSALLMLLFDRNFGTTFFAGEGGGPILWQHLFWFFGHPEVYIIVLPPMGIVSYVLPRFAGRRLFGFKFVVYSTLAIGVLSFGVWAHHMFATGMDPRLRSSFMAVSLAIAIPSAVKTFNWITTMWNGNLRLTTPMLFCIGFVSNFIIGGVTGVFLASIPVDLVLHDTHYVVGHFHYIVAGAILFALMAGTYYWFPLVTGRMYQRRLGKWHFWLSMVGVNVTFFALILLGYGGMPRRYATYLPQFATLNQAATLGAFLLGFGQLIWLWNMVQSAYEGAHAGDDPWDIENQGLFTKEWHWRRERRRSTIADGGEGATDTDDVGRPERSETRGD; encoded by the coding sequence ATGGGGCTGTTCCTCCTCGGCGTCGCCCTCTGGCTGACGCGCGTCGAAAGCTGGCGGCACACCGTTCCGCTCGGCGTCGGCGGCACTGCCGTCGAGCGGGAGGAGTCCGTCAGTGAGGAGAAACCGGGCGGACTGGTGCGGTGGCTGACGACGGTCGACCACAAGGACATCGGCATCCTCTATGGCGTGTTCTCGACGGTCGCGCTGTTCTTCGCGGGGACGGCGGTGATGCTCATGCGGGCGGAGCTTTTCACCCCGGACGAGACGCTCCTCCAGCCCGCGCTCTACAACGGACTGCTGACGAGCCACGGACTCACGATGCTGTTTCTCGTCGCGACGCCCGGCATCGCGGCGTTCGCGAACTACTTCATCCCGCTGGTCATCGGCGCGGACGACATGGCGTTCCCGCGTATCAACGCCATCGCCTTCTGGCTGCTGCCGCCGTCGGCGCTGTTCATCTGGAGCGGCGTGTTGCTCGTCCCCTTCGGATTCGACCCGGCGCAGACGGGGTGGACGCTCTATCCTCCGCTCTCTATCACCGAGTCGGCGATGAGCATCAACCTGCTACTGTTGGGACTTCACCTCTCGGGGGTTTCCACGACGATGGGCGCGATCAACTTCATCGCGACCATCTTCACCGAACGCGCCGAGGAGGTGACGTGGGCGAACCTCGACATCTTCTCGTGGACCGTCCTCACGCAGTCGGGGCTCATCCTCTTCGCATTTCCCGTGCTCGGGAGCGCGTTGTTGATGCTGCTGTTCGACCGGAACTTCGGCACGACGTTCTTCGCGGGCGAGGGCGGCGGCCCCATCCTCTGGCAGCACCTCTTTTGGTTCTTCGGTCACCCCGAGGTGTACATCATCGTCCTGCCGCCGATGGGTATCGTTAGCTACGTCCTCCCGCGCTTCGCGGGTCGCCGGCTGTTCGGCTTCAAGTTCGTCGTCTACTCGACGCTGGCGATCGGCGTGCTCTCGTTCGGCGTCTGGGCGCACCACATGTTCGCGACCGGAATGGACCCGCGACTGCGCTCCTCGTTCATGGCGGTTTCGCTCGCTATCGCCATCCCTAGCGCGGTCAAGACGTTCAACTGGATCACGACGATGTGGAACGGCAACCTGCGGTTGACGACGCCGATGCTGTTCTGCATTGGCTTCGTCTCGAACTTCATCATCGGCGGCGTGACGGGCGTCTTCCTCGCCTCCATCCCCGTCGACCTCGTACTGCACGACACCCACTACGTCGTCGGCCACTTCCACTACATCGTCGCGGGCGCGATTCTCTTCGCGTTAATGGCCGGGACCTACTACTGGTTCCCGCTCGTCACGGGGCGGATGTACCAGCGTCGACTCGGTAAGTGGCACTTCTGGCTGTCGATGGTCGGGGTCAACGTGACGTTCTTCGCACTCATCCTCCTCGGCTACGGCGGCATGCCGCGCCGCTACGCGACCTATCTCCCGCAGTTCGCCACGCTCAATCAGGCGGCGACGTTGGGGGCGTTTCTGCTCGGATTCGGCCAGCTAATCTGGCTGTGGAACATGGTGCAGTCGGCCTACGAAGGGGCGCACGCGGGCGACGACCCGTGGGACATCGAGAATCAAGGCCTCTTCACGAAGGAGTGGCACTGGCGGCGCGAGCGCAGGCGCTCGACCATCGCGGACGGCGGTGAGGGAGCGACCGACACCGACGACGTCGGGCGACCCGAGCGGTCGGAAACCCGCGGCGACTGA
- a CDS encoding NADH-quinone oxidoreductase subunit D, with protein MSLEESGPEETTPAVEQTREEALADLLGDLVVGRDDHKNAPAFVIRADKVQETLSLLKNEAGFDHLSLLSAQEYVDRYESIYHMKRYADPTDEVSIVVPTPKDNPVSQSAEPVFRTADWHERESYDLVGIEYEGHPDLRRIYLPETWQGHPLSLNYDQDRPQIVTLRENMNPLQEDRRIPGEDDQDTDTMLLNIGPHHPATHGVLHLNCILDGEQVAHVDPDIGYLHRCEEQMCQNGTYRYQIIPYADRWDYTANIPNEWAVARAIEHLADIDVPEYADILRTMSVELGRMLGHFLAVGTFALDVYGDFTAIFMYAVRDREKVQNIMEDLTGQRMMFYYFRLGGVVWDLPEPRDEFFEKVRDFLEELPPTLEEYHDLITGNEILQSRTVDVGVLPPEVAKDYGVTGPVARASGIDYDLRRDDPYGYYPELDWNVCVEDGCDNYARMLVRLREVEESAKIVGQCIDILEDWPEDERNIQSNVPRTLRPEDGTETYKAVEAAKGEMGIYIRADGTDSPARFKIRSPCFNNLHSLPEMANGEYVPDLIAALGSLDIVLGSVDR; from the coding sequence ATGAGCCTCGAAGAGTCCGGGCCGGAGGAGACGACCCCCGCCGTCGAGCAGACGCGGGAGGAAGCGCTCGCCGACCTGCTCGGCGACCTGGTCGTCGGTCGCGACGACCACAAGAACGCTCCGGCGTTCGTCATCCGAGCGGACAAAGTACAGGAGACGCTCTCGCTCTTGAAGAACGAGGCGGGGTTCGACCATCTCTCGCTCCTGTCGGCGCAGGAGTACGTCGACCGGTACGAGTCGATATACCACATGAAGAGGTACGCCGACCCGACCGACGAGGTCAGCATCGTCGTACCCACGCCCAAGGACAATCCCGTCAGCCAATCCGCCGAGCCAGTGTTCCGGACGGCGGACTGGCACGAGCGCGAGTCGTACGACCTCGTCGGCATCGAGTACGAGGGCCACCCCGACCTCCGTCGCATCTATCTACCGGAGACGTGGCAGGGCCACCCGCTGTCGCTTAACTACGACCAGGACCGGCCTCAGATCGTCACGCTGCGCGAGAACATGAACCCGCTCCAGGAGGACCGCCGAATCCCCGGCGAGGACGACCAAGACACCGACACGATGCTGCTCAACATCGGGCCGCATCACCCGGCCACCCACGGGGTGCTCCACCTCAACTGCATCCTCGACGGCGAGCAGGTCGCACACGTCGACCCCGACATCGGCTACCTGCACCGCTGCGAGGAGCAGATGTGTCAGAACGGCACCTACCGCTACCAGATAATCCCGTACGCGGACCGCTGGGACTACACGGCGAACATCCCGAACGAGTGGGCCGTCGCGCGGGCCATCGAGCACCTCGCAGACATCGACGTGCCCGAGTACGCGGACATCCTCCGGACGATGTCGGTCGAACTCGGGCGGATGCTCGGCCACTTCCTCGCCGTCGGGACGTTCGCGCTCGACGTCTACGGCGACTTCACGGCCATCTTCATGTACGCCGTCCGCGACCGCGAGAAGGTCCAGAACATCATGGAGGACCTCACGGGCCAGCGGATGATGTTCTACTATTTCCGTCTCGGCGGCGTGGTCTGGGACCTCCCCGAACCCCGAGACGAGTTCTTCGAGAAAGTCAGAGATTTCCTCGAAGAGCTGCCGCCGACGCTCGAAGAGTACCACGACCTCATCACCGGTAACGAGATCCTCCAGTCGCGGACCGTCGACGTCGGCGTCCTCCCGCCGGAGGTCGCGAAAGACTACGGCGTCACCGGTCCCGTCGCCCGCGCCTCGGGTATCGACTACGACCTTCGACGCGACGACCCCTACGGCTACTATCCGGAACTGGATTGGAACGTCTGCGTCGAGGACGGCTGCGACAACTACGCGCGGATGCTCGTCCGACTGCGCGAGGTCGAGGAGTCGGCGAAGATCGTCGGGCAGTGCATCGACATCCTCGAAGACTGGCCCGAAGACGAGCGGAACATCCAGTCGAACGTACCGCGGACGCTGCGCCCGGAGGACGGCACCGAGACGTACAAAGCGGTCGAGGCGGCGAAGGGCGAGATGGGCATCTACATCCGCGCCGACGGCACCGACTCGCCCGCGCGATTCAAGATTCGCAGCCCCTGCTTCAACAACCTCCACTCGCTGCCGGAGATGGCCAACGGCGAGTACGTTCCCGACCTCATCGCGGCGCTCGGCAGTCTCGACATCGTCCTCGGGTCGGTCGACCGCTAA
- a CDS encoding mechanosensitive ion channel family protein produces MSLLLQTEPRGPLARFLVNTFGLEESVTYANAVDSATTFLVVFVAVFLVGRLLLLPVTGRLLDNRGLEAHAQKPLRKLLGVVILFVAVGVAFAAAGFGNILTALATIGAAATLAIGFAMQDVIANFVAGVFIFTDKPFRIGDWIEWDGNSGIVEDISFRVTRVRTFDNELLTVPNSHLTDGVIKNPVAKSKLRLQVPFGIGYDDDVEKATNIILEEAEKRNDILADPEPSVRLTELGDSAVVLKSRIWISQPSRSDFVKTRGEYVTAVKQRFDAEGINIPFPNRNLTGSLDIEGLDRIMASTDD; encoded by the coding sequence ATGAGCCTCCTGCTGCAGACGGAGCCGAGAGGACCTCTCGCGAGGTTCCTCGTCAACACGTTCGGTCTCGAGGAGAGCGTTACATACGCCAACGCCGTCGATTCCGCGACCACCTTCCTCGTCGTCTTCGTCGCAGTGTTCCTCGTCGGTCGATTGCTCCTCCTGCCGGTCACCGGTCGACTTCTCGACAATCGAGGCCTGGAGGCGCACGCCCAGAAACCGCTGCGGAAACTGCTCGGCGTCGTCATACTCTTCGTCGCCGTCGGCGTCGCATTCGCGGCCGCCGGGTTCGGGAACATCCTCACCGCGCTGGCGACGATCGGTGCGGCGGCGACGCTCGCCATCGGTTTCGCGATGCAGGACGTCATCGCCAACTTCGTCGCGGGCGTGTTCATCTTCACCGACAAACCGTTCCGCATCGGCGACTGGATCGAGTGGGACGGCAACTCCGGCATCGTCGAGGACATCAGTTTCCGCGTCACGCGCGTCCGAACGTTCGACAACGAACTGCTGACGGTGCCGAACTCGCACCTCACCGACGGCGTCATCAAAAACCCCGTCGCGAAGAGCAAACTCCGCCTGCAGGTGCCGTTCGGCATCGGTTACGATGACGACGTCGAGAAAGCGACGAACATCATCCTCGAAGAAGCCGAGAAACGCAACGACATCCTCGCCGACCCCGAACCGTCGGTACGGCTGACGGAACTCGGCGACTCCGCAGTCGTGCTCAAATCGCGCATCTGGATCTCACAGCCGAGTCGCTCGGACTTCGTGAAGACGCGCGGCGAGTACGTCACGGCAGTCAAACAGCGGTTCGACGCCGAGGGAATCAACATCCCGTTCCCGAACCGCAACCTCACGGGCTCTCTCGACATCGAAGGGCTGGACCGAATCATGGCCAGCACCGACGACTGA